One segment of Cerasicoccus sp. TK19100 DNA contains the following:
- a CDS encoding sugar-binding protein, whose translation MGISHAQESSTKEIVSGNAMVIAQAPEDELPAPSDLVIWKESRYPRFEKGSVVDAGEWLGDGQPAGVHGALLTNDEGNFVFEDGTPARFWGTTLAYGASFPKNDHQIEAMADAIAAKGYNVVRFHHNDHIWGSVSFLKNGEVFDLDPSRIDIVDKLIKAFIDRGIYIYIDLVDQRGWTEEVGIPDWEKFAKLENFGWKGVFPMPVMVDAWKRATDKLINHVNPYTGKSYAEDPAVICIEIINENGPFWDWTFLTPPSVKTWFDTAWNAWLLERYGNRETLAAAWTDEEGVCGLFDDEDPAEGNVYRPQLQVLDNWNRSYRSKARGAARYNDFIAFYRDIATEFYQEASAHLRESGYKGQIVGSHELRGPQNQLAEIEGAGTISAHLYGGDKIAFMTRPGTSGVSIDGVDVSSKNWFANILRINVDGTPSWNNEWTAGGLSYRADSHLAIAAMLAFQGINGSVHFTWSQIWGGEQMPDRDITYDWIGWRKKFHKSFTTLHDSPTMAIHRIAAALMRRSDLPPARYTVQVAHSAEDAAEQNLHAVGLEGGSGTIGGAANFLPMLHQTETYFFEEAYDGDADVVFSTGRTASGDYSQAKHAVILGDNPWNDRYHKTRDLAAPARKLHPKLVTTNLSAPTDFTIELGYDEPLTVTFSKLEAAIEVDSLPDGSTPIGLSKDGKYTLGWLDDRFLVFPAAGQFDRLGQDPRWLYRFYLQAAEHWGMDLGENSMESATYFSDNGALRTDWGTGTQFINSPRTQAIAGYPGFRQKNQTDNLEVELVRPYGVVALTSADGEPIENSKRMLLVAAGRVQNTDTEYVTGEDGKVRMKKLGKAPIRVEGLHGRVTLSNLKRNDLVVHALDVEGRRLGEVHVDRKDNGLEFNLNPSLQTIWFEIASPEISAPLLAKDEPWPTETVPTPAKPDIAPLTVSEYTALLIQDGETATVVEDSEDNFRIPLTIAADFKPYQAYGNLKASSAKYSDESAVKLDLGEHTQDWHAGAWFDAAPTPGLKPDDGEGLSFFFAGDGTMPRDCNIVVKWTDDQGNKQQAKSRNLSELFEDTAWKEIILGQNDFPNKEVDFTRIDRIDFSVVSNLMASKHLGYIGGFRLVTKTNSADAMLLQYLAERMPAVQQPTSAKIRLPIVADTKITADGMPDEAAWAQSVSISIDEGNVPGWQSIGSALVTGNRKGDEKADVWMLATPTGLALYVAVDKAGAPIVNDGTEWFEGDCIEVFIDKANSKGKPSSQLFFAYKRPGINRATTKTRAAGVGRMRTPEGYALEIFIPWNAIQVSPVPGTVFALDFQINFGDPSGRYLQYSYATGTNEAWFSSERYLEITLAE comes from the coding sequence GTGGGCATTAGCCATGCACAGGAATCGTCGACCAAGGAAATAGTATCGGGCAATGCGATGGTTATCGCCCAAGCACCCGAAGATGAATTGCCCGCACCGAGCGACTTAGTCATCTGGAAAGAGAGCCGCTACCCACGGTTTGAGAAAGGCTCTGTTGTGGATGCCGGAGAATGGCTTGGCGACGGCCAACCCGCGGGCGTCCATGGTGCGCTGCTAACGAACGATGAGGGAAATTTCGTCTTTGAAGACGGAACACCTGCGCGCTTTTGGGGCACCACGCTCGCCTATGGAGCCAGCTTCCCCAAGAACGATCATCAGATCGAAGCAATGGCGGATGCAATCGCTGCCAAGGGTTACAATGTAGTCCGCTTTCATCACAATGACCATATCTGGGGCAGCGTCAGCTTTCTGAAAAATGGTGAAGTGTTTGATCTCGACCCGAGCCGGATCGACATCGTTGACAAGTTGATAAAGGCCTTCATCGATCGCGGCATCTATATCTACATTGATCTGGTAGACCAACGCGGATGGACGGAAGAGGTTGGCATCCCCGATTGGGAGAAATTTGCAAAGCTCGAGAACTTCGGCTGGAAGGGCGTCTTCCCCATGCCGGTGATGGTCGATGCATGGAAGCGCGCCACAGACAAACTCATCAACCATGTAAATCCCTACACGGGCAAAAGCTATGCAGAAGATCCCGCCGTGATCTGCATAGAGATCATCAATGAAAACGGCCCCTTCTGGGATTGGACTTTCCTGACGCCGCCATCCGTAAAAACATGGTTCGATACGGCCTGGAATGCTTGGCTGTTGGAACGCTACGGAAATCGGGAAACGCTCGCCGCAGCCTGGACCGATGAAGAAGGCGTCTGCGGACTCTTCGATGATGAGGACCCCGCAGAGGGCAATGTTTACCGCCCCCAACTACAAGTGCTCGACAACTGGAATCGCTCCTATCGATCCAAGGCTCGTGGGGCCGCTCGCTACAATGACTTCATCGCCTTTTACCGGGACATCGCTACGGAATTCTATCAAGAGGCCAGTGCGCATTTGCGGGAAAGCGGATATAAGGGCCAGATCGTTGGGAGCCATGAATTACGCGGTCCCCAAAATCAGCTAGCCGAGATTGAAGGAGCCGGAACGATTTCCGCGCACCTTTACGGCGGAGACAAGATCGCATTCATGACGCGGCCAGGCACCTCCGGCGTCTCAATCGACGGAGTCGATGTCAGCTCGAAAAATTGGTTTGCCAACATACTGCGCATCAATGTGGACGGCACCCCGAGTTGGAATAACGAGTGGACCGCTGGCGGTCTCAGCTACCGCGCCGATTCTCACTTGGCAATCGCAGCCATGTTGGCCTTTCAGGGCATCAACGGTAGTGTGCATTTCACTTGGAGCCAGATTTGGGGTGGCGAACAAATGCCGGACCGCGATATCACCTACGACTGGATTGGTTGGCGCAAAAAATTCCACAAGTCCTTCACGACTTTGCATGACTCGCCCACGATGGCGATCCACCGCATCGCCGCCGCGCTCATGCGTCGCAGTGATCTGCCCCCTGCCCGCTACACGGTTCAGGTGGCTCATTCCGCGGAAGATGCCGCTGAGCAAAACCTACATGCAGTCGGTCTTGAAGGAGGCTCGGGCACCATTGGTGGCGCGGCGAACTTCCTGCCGATGTTGCATCAAACGGAAACGTATTTCTTCGAAGAAGCCTACGACGGTGATGCGGATGTCGTCTTCAGCACCGGCCGAACCGCTAGCGGCGATTACAGTCAGGCCAAGCACGCAGTCATCCTTGGCGATAATCCTTGGAACGACCGTTACCATAAAACACGTGACCTAGCCGCCCCTGCCCGCAAGTTACACCCGAAGCTGGTAACGACGAATCTCAGTGCGCCTACCGACTTCACCATCGAGCTCGGCTACGATGAGCCACTCACGGTCACATTCAGCAAGCTCGAAGCCGCCATCGAAGTTGATTCACTGCCCGACGGATCGACACCGATTGGCCTGAGCAAGGATGGCAAATATACACTGGGATGGCTAGATGACCGCTTTTTGGTTTTCCCTGCCGCAGGTCAATTTGATCGCTTGGGCCAGGACCCTCGTTGGCTCTATCGTTTCTACTTACAGGCGGCTGAGCACTGGGGCATGGACCTGGGAGAGAACAGCATGGAAAGCGCCACCTACTTCAGTGACAATGGGGCGCTTCGCACCGACTGGGGAACTGGCACGCAGTTTATCAATAGCCCGCGCACCCAAGCCATTGCAGGCTATCCTGGCTTTCGTCAAAAGAACCAAACTGATAACCTGGAAGTAGAACTCGTTCGCCCCTATGGCGTCGTTGCACTGACCAGCGCCGATGGCGAGCCGATTGAAAACTCCAAGCGCATGCTACTCGTCGCAGCAGGCCGCGTCCAGAATACCGATACGGAATACGTGACGGGTGAAGACGGCAAAGTACGCATGAAAAAGCTTGGCAAGGCACCGATCCGTGTCGAAGGCCTACATGGTCGCGTGACGCTTTCTAATTTGAAGCGCAACGACTTGGTCGTCCATGCCCTGGATGTCGAAGGTCGTCGCCTCGGCGAAGTGCACGTTGACCGCAAGGACAATGGTTTGGAATTTAACCTGAACCCGAGCCTGCAAACGATATGGTTCGAAATCGCGAGCCCGGAAATTTCGGCCCCATTGCTGGCTAAAGATGAACCATGGCCAACGGAAACAGTGCCGACTCCAGCCAAGCCCGACATTGCACCGTTAACGGTGAGCGAGTACACTGCATTGCTGATTCAGGACGGAGAAACCGCTACCGTAGTCGAAGACAGTGAAGACAATTTCCGCATTCCGCTAACCATCGCGGCTGACTTCAAACCCTATCAAGCTTACGGTAACTTAAAGGCGAGTTCAGCCAAATACAGTGATGAGTCCGCAGTCAAACTCGACCTTGGCGAGCACACTCAAGATTGGCACGCGGGAGCTTGGTTTGATGCAGCGCCAACTCCGGGTCTGAAGCCGGATGATGGCGAGGGCTTGAGCTTCTTCTTTGCTGGAGATGGCACAATGCCCCGCGATTGCAATATCGTCGTAAAGTGGACCGACGATCAAGGCAACAAGCAGCAGGCGAAATCCAGGAACCTCAGCGAACTGTTTGAAGATACCGCATGGAAAGAAATCATCCTGGGCCAGAACGATTTCCCCAATAAGGAGGTTGATTTCACGCGCATCGATCGGATCGATTTTTCCGTGGTTTCAAATCTGATGGCATCCAAGCATTTGGGCTACATTGGCGGTTTCCGCCTAGTGACCAAGACAAACTCTGCCGATGCGATGCTCCTGCAATATCTAGCTGAACGCATGCCGGCAGTTCAACAGCCCACGAGCGCAAAAATACGTTTGCCAATTGTTGCCGACACTAAAATCACTGCAGACGGAATGCCAGATGAAGCTGCCTGGGCTCAGAGCGTCAGCATTTCGATTGATGAAGGCAATGTACCTGGTTGGCAGAGTATTGGAAGCGCCCTCGTCACCGGTAACCGCAAAGGCGATGAGAAAGCAGACGTATGGATGCTAGCAACCCCAACCGGTTTGGCGCTCTACGTGGCGGTGGACAAGGCAGGCGCTCCAATCGTAAACGATGGCACCGAATGGTTTGAAGGCGACTGCATCGAAGTCTTCATCGATAAAGCTAACAGCAAAGGCAAACCGAGCAGCCAGCTATTCTTTGCCTACAAACGCCCGGGCATCAATCGCGCCACTACGAAAACCAGAGCGGCTGGAGTTGGGCGTATGCGCACACCTGAAGGCTACGCGCTGGAGATTTTTATACCGTGGAATGCAATACAGGTCAGCCCGGTTCCAGGCACCGTTTTCGCACTGGATTTTCAAATTAATTTTGGCGATCCCTCTGGTCGCTACCTCCAATACAGCTACGCCACCGGCACGAACGAGGCATGGTTCTCCAGTGAACGATACCTCGAAATTACCTTAGCCGAGTGA